The following proteins are co-located in the Dromiciops gliroides isolate mDroGli1 chromosome 2, mDroGli1.pri, whole genome shotgun sequence genome:
- the LOC122743439 gene encoding LOW QUALITY PROTEIN: metal cation symporter ZIP8-like (The sequence of the model RefSeq protein was modified relative to this genomic sequence to represent the inferred CDS: inserted 1 base in 1 codon; deleted 3 bases in 2 codons) translates to MGGSLRALPGLLLLLLSAAGVSGLAFTEDVLTLFGGNRSLSAAQVGHLLDHMGAATRPTADQLQHLNLHYNQCLXEEIFSIYGLSNDTRVNSSNFSEICPAILQQLPFHPCDHRVKYKSRPSPAQMWGYGFLSVTIINMASLLGLLLTPLLKKPYFPKILTYFVGLAIGTLFSNAIFQFIPEAFGFDPKVNNYVEKAAAVFSGFYILFFVERVLKMLLKIYGPNDHVHSQSDDFIPSQEKATSPVPKAAAINGGKCYANPAVTQPNGHLHFDNASVVSLQEAKKEPSSSCTCLNGPKLSEIGTVAWITLCDALHNFIDSLAIGASCTLSLLQELSTSIAILCEEFPHELGGFVILLNAGMSARQALFFNFLSACFCYVGLSFGILVGNNFAPNAIFAIAGGMFLYISLADMFPEMNDMLREKVTGRKKDLTFFLIQNAGLLTGFADILLITLFAREIELE, encoded by the exons ATGGGGGGCTCGCTCCGAGCCCTACCCgggctcctgctgctgctgctgtccgCGGCCGGGGTCTCCGGGCTCGCCTTCACCGAGGACGTGCTGACCCTGTTCGGGGGGAACCGGAGCCTGTCCGCGGCTCAAGTGGGTCATCTGCTGGATCACATGGGCGCTGCAACCCGGCCGACAGCCGACCAGCTGCAGCACTTGAACTTGCACTATAACCAGTGTT TTGAAGAGATCTTTTCCATTTACGGGCTCTCCAATGACACGAGGGTCAACAGTTCTAACTTCTCTGAGATATGTCCAGCCATCTTACAGCAGCTGCCGTTCCATCCTTGTGATCACCGTGTAAAATACAAATCCAGA CCATCACCTGCACAAATGTGGGGATATGGATTTCTTTCGGTGACTATCATTAACATGGCATCTCTCCTGGGACTGCTTTTGACTCCATTGCTAAAGAAGCCATATTTTCCCAAGATTTTGACTTATTTTGTGGGACTGGCCATTGGGACTCTCTTTTCAAATGCAATTTTCCAGTTTATTCCAGAGGCATTTGGATTTGATCCCAAAGTTAATAACTATGTTGAAAAAGCAGCTGCCGTGTTTAGTGGATTCTATATTCTCTTCTTTGTTGAACGAGTGCTTAAGATGCTATTGAAGATTTATGGACCCAATGATCATGTTCACTCTCAGAGTGATGACTTCATTCCTTCCCAAGAAAAAGCAACCTCCCCAGTCCCCAAAGCGGCTGCCATCAACGGAGGCAAATGTTATGCAAACCCAGCAGTAACACAGCCTAATGGACATCTCCATTTTGATAACGCCAGTGTGGTTTCTCTCCAGGAAGCGAAAAAGGAACCAAGTTCTTCATGTACCTGTTTAAACGGGCCCAAGCTGTCAGAAATAGGCACCGTCGCCTGGATAACCCTCTGTGATGCCCTCCACAACTTTATTGATAGTTTGGCCATTGGTGCATCGTGCACCCTATCTCTTCTTCAGGAACTTAGCACCTCAATAGCAATCCTGTGTGAAGAGTTTCCTCATGAATTAGGGGGCTTTGTGATCCTCCTCAATGCAGGAATGAGTGCTCGGCAAGCTTTGTTTTTCAACTTTCTTTCAGCATGCTTCTGCTATGTTGGGCTATCCTTTGGCATTTTGGTGGGCAACAACTTTGCCCCAAATGCTATTTTTGCAATAGCTGGTGGCATGTTTCTCTATATTTCTCTGGCAGACATGTTCCCTGAGATGAATGATATGCTAAGAGAAAAagtaactggaaga aaaaaagatttaacctTCTTCCTTATTCAGAATGCTGGTTTGCTAACAGGATTCGCAGATATACTTCTCATTACCCTGTTTGCCAGAGAAATTGAGTTGGAGTAA